One genomic window of Corallococcus silvisoli includes the following:
- a CDS encoding xanthine dehydrogenase family protein molybdopterin-binding subunit, translated as MTDSPPSEAAAPGGVDRRRFLTWVVASPALMIAARLGLDVPPAAAAEAPAPDAAAPFNLYIALGTDGRAVATLPRTELGQGITTAVAMLVAEELDLPLDSVEVRSADADDRWLIQLTGLSTTMRYLAGPLRAAAADARSRLITAAAHRWRVLALTLTTANGEVRAPDGRRSGYGELVEAAACVLLPEVLPVPKPPSQYTLVGRPTGRIDARDIVTGAARYALDLDVPGALPAVVARPPTLRGSIQSFDATGARAMPGVVGVVPIPSGVAVVAQTFAQAFAARDALRIAWAPGPAAALSDVDIRARLRDAVGPRPLPPLLTIRTLEGRFDFPYLAHAPMETQSCVAHVQGAHAEVWLGAQDPKFARREVARALGWELTPQRVTVHAVRAGGGFGRRFFPEAAVEAALVSRAVGRPVKLMWSRNDDMRHGHYRPASHHRILASLGLGGAVLGWNHRAVIPTVEFPHGFGDVVTALVGEVLPEVTSATFFTLTQQVPYQFGFVSQGLTEVPIPIPTASFRSVFTSQVGVANEIFVDQLARELHVDPVDLRRSRLKSQRLRAVLNKVVAEGPWGRSLPPGVAQGVAVLEEWDSAIAHLVEVDVTGEVPRVLRVVIAADVGLPINPKGIEAQLQGAAVDAMSTTLSAGIHIDAGAVREGSFADYRWLRMKHVPSTLQVHLVRSDDRVGGVGELGYPSAAAALANAIARAKGTMPTRFPILDEGA; from the coding sequence GCGTCGACCGCCGCCGGTTCCTGACCTGGGTCGTGGCCTCCCCCGCGCTGATGATCGCGGCCCGGTTGGGGCTGGACGTCCCTCCCGCCGCGGCGGCGGAGGCACCCGCGCCGGATGCGGCGGCGCCCTTCAATCTCTACATCGCCCTCGGGACGGATGGCCGTGCCGTCGCCACCCTGCCCCGCACGGAGCTGGGCCAGGGCATCACCACGGCCGTGGCCATGCTGGTCGCGGAAGAGCTCGACCTGCCGCTTGACTCGGTGGAGGTGCGCAGCGCCGACGCGGATGACCGCTGGCTCATCCAGCTCACCGGCCTGTCCACCACGATGCGCTACCTTGCGGGCCCACTTCGCGCCGCGGCGGCGGATGCCCGGTCCCGGTTGATCACCGCCGCCGCGCACCGCTGGCGGGTGCTGGCCCTCACCCTCACCACCGCCAACGGCGAGGTGCGCGCGCCGGACGGCCGCCGGTCCGGCTATGGCGAGCTGGTGGAAGCCGCCGCGTGCGTGCTGCTGCCAGAGGTCCTCCCGGTGCCGAAGCCTCCGAGCCAGTACACGCTCGTCGGTCGGCCCACGGGGCGCATCGATGCTCGGGACATCGTCACCGGGGCGGCGCGCTACGCCCTGGACCTCGACGTTCCTGGGGCGCTGCCCGCGGTGGTGGCGCGGCCCCCCACGCTGCGCGGCTCCATCCAATCCTTCGACGCCACCGGGGCCCGGGCGATGCCAGGCGTGGTGGGTGTGGTGCCCATTCCGTCAGGCGTGGCGGTGGTGGCCCAGACCTTCGCGCAGGCGTTCGCGGCGCGGGACGCCCTGCGGATCGCCTGGGCGCCGGGACCGGCGGCGGCGCTGTCCGACGTCGACATCCGGGCCCGCTTGCGGGATGCGGTGGGTCCCCGGCCCCTGCCCCCGCTGCTCACGATCCGGACCCTGGAAGGGCGCTTCGACTTCCCCTACCTCGCGCACGCGCCCATGGAGACCCAGAGCTGCGTGGCCCACGTGCAGGGCGCGCACGCGGAGGTCTGGCTGGGGGCGCAGGATCCGAAGTTCGCGCGGCGGGAGGTCGCCAGGGCCCTGGGCTGGGAGCTCACCCCACAGCGGGTGACGGTGCACGCGGTCCGCGCGGGCGGCGGGTTCGGCCGCAGGTTCTTCCCCGAAGCCGCGGTGGAGGCCGCGCTCGTCTCACGGGCCGTGGGGCGGCCGGTGAAGCTGATGTGGAGCCGCAACGACGACATGCGCCACGGGCACTACCGGCCCGCCAGCCACCATCGCATCCTCGCCTCCCTGGGCCTGGGTGGGGCGGTGCTGGGCTGGAATCACCGCGCCGTCATCCCCACCGTGGAGTTTCCCCATGGCTTCGGAGATGTCGTCACCGCGCTCGTCGGAGAGGTCCTGCCCGAAGTGACCAGCGCGACGTTCTTCACGCTGACGCAGCAGGTCCCCTATCAGTTCGGCTTCGTGAGCCAGGGCCTGACCGAGGTACCGATTCCCATTCCCACCGCGTCCTTCCGTTCGGTGTTCACCAGCCAGGTGGGCGTGGCCAACGAGATCTTCGTCGACCAGCTGGCCCGGGAGCTCCACGTGGATCCCGTCGACCTCCGGCGTTCGCGGCTCAAGTCTCAACGGCTCAGGGCGGTCCTCAACAAGGTGGTGGCGGAGGGCCCCTGGGGCCGGTCCCTTCCGCCCGGCGTGGCCCAGGGGGTCGCGGTCCTCGAGGAGTGGGACAGCGCCATCGCGCACCTGGTCGAGGTCGACGTCACGGGAGAGGTGCCTCGCGTGTTGCGCGTCGTCATCGCCGCGGACGTAGGCCTGCCCATCAACCCCAAGGGCATCGAGGCGCAGCTCCAGGGCGCCGCCGTGGATGCCATGTCCACGACCCTGAGCGCGGGAATCCACATCGACGCGGGAGCGGTGCGCGAGGGCAGCTTCGCGGACTACCGCTGGCTGCGGATGAAGCACGTCCCCTCCACCCTCCAGGTGCACCTGGTCCGGTCGGATGACCGCGTGGGCGGCGTGGGAGAGCTGGGCTATCCCAGCGCCGCGGCGGCGCTGGCCAACGCCATTGCCCGGGCGAAGGGCACCATGCCCACCCGCTTCCCCATCCTGGACGAGGGAGCCTGA
- a CDS encoding (2Fe-2S)-binding protein — protein MPAHHFILNGQTVSVEAPEDLPLLWVLRDVLGVTGPKYGCGVGVCGACTSHLDGEAFRPCLQPVGGVAGREVMTIEGLGGEGLHPVQQAWIAEDVAQCGFCQPGQIMSAVALLRKNPAPSDADIDSAMSENVCRCGTYVRIRAAIKRAALLLRGGAGARGG, from the coding sequence ATGCCGGCCCATCACTTCATCCTCAATGGTCAGACGGTATCGGTGGAGGCGCCCGAGGACCTGCCCCTGCTCTGGGTGCTCCGCGATGTGCTGGGCGTCACGGGGCCCAAGTATGGCTGCGGAGTCGGCGTGTGCGGCGCGTGCACCAGCCACCTGGACGGAGAGGCCTTCCGGCCCTGTCTCCAACCCGTGGGCGGCGTGGCGGGCCGCGAGGTGATGACCATCGAGGGGCTGGGCGGCGAGGGACTGCATCCCGTGCAGCAGGCGTGGATCGCCGAGGACGTGGCCCAGTGCGGCTTCTGCCAGCCGGGGCAGATCATGTCCGCGGTGGCGTTGCTGCGAAAGAACCCGGCCCCCTCCGACGCGGACATCGACTCGGCGATGAGCGAGAATGTCTGCCGTTGCGGCACCTATGTCCGCATCCGCGCCGCGATCAAACGCGCGGCGCTGCTGCTGCGCGGCGGAGCGGGTGCCCGTGGAGGATGA